One part of the Heptranchias perlo isolate sHepPer1 chromosome 10, sHepPer1.hap1, whole genome shotgun sequence genome encodes these proteins:
- the LOC137326570 gene encoding EEF1A lysine methyltransferase 3-like, whose translation MSSTGDHSPSIDFEEKLYEFSGHPLKITTFKGAYLGVSAFVWEPGLVLCRYFEDEKINFTGKKVLELGSGTGIVGILAVLLGGDVTMTDRAYTLNQIEHNVSANIPVTSRHRSKIRALLWGNDQNNFPTDFDFILGSDIVYNPSQFPGLIQTLLHIANEKTTIYLSSNVDAREGSADFHGVLLPKKFNCEQVHKSRNNCIYKVTKKAPGDED comes from the exons ATGAGCAGCACCGGTGATCACAGTCCCTCTATAGACTTTGAAGAGAAACTGTATGAATTTAGTGGACACCCTTTAAAGATCACTACGTTTAAAGGAGCGTATCTTGGCGTTTCTGCTTTTGTCTGGGAACCT GGGCTTGTCCTTTGTCGCTACTTTGAGGATGAGAAGATTAACTTTACTGGGAAGAAGGTGCTTGAACTGGGATCTGGCACTGGGATTGTGGGGATTTTAGCGGTGCTGCTGG GTGGAGATGTCACCATGACGGACAGAGCGTACACTTTGAACCAAATAGAACATAACGTGTCTGCTAACATTCCAGTCACCTCCAGACACCGTTCAAAAATCCGTGCCCTTCTTTGGGGTAACGATCAGAATAATTTTCCAACCGACTTTGATTTCATCCTCGGGTCGGACATTGTGTACAACCCATCGCAATTTCCGGGTCTTATACAGACACTGCTGCATATCGCCAACGAAAAAACTACCATTTACCTGTCTTCTAATGTGGATGCCAGAGAGGGGTCCGCCGATTTCCACGGTGTACTCCTGCCAAAGAAGTTTAACTGCGAGCAAGTTCATAAAAGCAGAAATAACTGTATTTACAAAGTGACCAAAAAAGCCCCAGGCGATGAGGACTAG